The Arachidicoccus terrestris genome includes the window GGTCAGAAAATCGAGATCCTGGCTCAGTTCCAGCTGCACGTTAACGGTAGAGGCGTTATACTGATCATATCCGGAGACCATATTGGCGAAAGGATTACTGTATAATGAAGTGGTGTTGCCAATAAAGGCATTCCCGAATAAAGGATGATTGGCCAGGGGATCATAGCTGGAAGGATAGTAAGCCGGAAACATGACCGGATTTGACCAGATGGCATTGTTAAATACCGCCTGTCCCCCATTTACATAATTTTGATTTTCATCTATATACCCTCTCGGTCCGCTGTACTGGTCAAATTGAGCGTATGTCCTGACCGTGGCTTTGGTTGAACGGGTCACATTGATTGTTACGTTGGAACGCACATTATAATTACCCAGCCGGATATTATTATCAAAAGAGTTGCTTGACAGGTTTTTCAAGACACCGTTATCCACATTATAGGTCCCGGAGATGTAATATTGGGCGACCCTGCCACCACCGCTGGCGTTAATATTGTATTTCTGATTGACGGTATAATCTTTAATCAGCTGGTCGATCCAATTATTATTAGGGTACCGAATGGGGTCATCGCCTGCAGCAGTATGATCAATCTTATCCTGCGTATAGGGAAGAGTTCCCAGCGGATCCCTTGTCAATACTGCTTCATTGGCAAGGTTCATATAAGTGATGTTATCGGCGAATTTAAAATTTTGCGTATTTGTAGAAATGGGGGACTCCAGGCGGACATTAAATTTCGTTTTCCCCTGTATACCCTTTCTGGTGGTCACCAAAATAACACCGTTGGCCCCTCTTGCGCCATAAAGCGAGGAGGCTGCGGCATCTTTCAGGACTGAAAAACCTGAAATATCATCCGGTTGCAACCTTGCCAGATCATTATTAGTTGACTCCATCCCATCGATTAAAATAAGCGGATTGACCTTACCGGCGCCAAAAGAGCTTACCCCCCGAATAAAAAACGAAGCGTTATCCGCGCCCGGAGCACCGCTTTGCTGGTAGGAAATGACACCTGCAATCCGGCCGGCGAGCATCTGAGTGACATTGCTGGTAGCACCCCTCAGTTCCTTGGGATTCAATGTCGTTATGGACGCCACCATGCTGCTTTTCTTTTGTTGCCCATAAGCAACCACTACCACATCTGCGGATGAATCTCTTAAAGGCGTCAGTAGAACAGTGACCGGCTTACCTTTTTGCACCATGGCTTCAACGGGCTGAAAGCCAATATAAGAGAACTGTAAAGTCGTACTGTTATCAGGCAGGTCTAATGTAAAATGCCCCTGCCTGTCAGTAGAAGTGCCTTGCCTTGTTCCCTTAATCTGGATGGTCACGCCATTTAAAGGCGTGGATGTAGCGCTGTCTAAAACAGTTCCGATAAAACTTTTTCTGCTCTGGGCAGACACCTGATAAGCAGATCCCAATAACAGCAGGCAAAAAGCAACCACACCCAAAATTTGCTTAAGCTTATGTAAACCAATGCTCATAGTCAATGATTTTAAATATTAAACTTGAATTATAGTCGGTGAAAACGGCCAATAGCCAATGCTTAAAAGTGTCGAATCAGCCATCAGAATTTTAACCCCGAAGTCTTTATGTCTATTTTTTGAAACAGTCCGATGCCGCCCTGTAAAAACGGCACCATTTTCTATTTTATCAGTCGATTTTTCCTTGAAATTATAGTCAGTTTGATAAGCCGTTATTCAATCAAAAACATCATTCGGCCCTCATCGGTTCTAGTAGGCAGATCTCTCAACAAGCACACACATAAAGCCAAGAAAATGTTATAGTATTATTTGAATACAAAGCTATCTTTAACGTTTCTCTATGGGAATAGTAAATTCCCCTATTTTCATGGATAATTCTATGCAAGCAAAAAATCCGGCGATAATGTACCAGATAGCAATGCCTGCACTTTATGCATAAGCATAAAGTGCAGGCATTGCTTTTAAACGTTTACATATCAAAGGAATCTGATTCTTCCATAGGTGATAATGACCCAGACCCCTGTCAACAATAAAAACCTTTGCCACCGCCGCTTGTATTCCCGGTATATGCAACAAACAGAGAGGGCCCTTTAAATACAACCGGGTGGCGAATACAGTATCTTATGTGTAAAAGGATTACGCCGGCCGCCGGCATTTCTTCAGATCATTAATTTCTTGCAGCTTTATCAAAAAAGAACTAAGGACTGCCTTAAAACCATACGCTACACAAGTAAATCTAAATACTTTAATAAGGTCGTATGAATGAAGGCGCCCATATGGGTATTATCATTCTTTAAAACCTCTCTAAAACAACTTTCTGCTTTTCCGAATTCTTTGAGCCCCAGATAACCCAGCCCTTTTAAGTAAAGGCAATTCAGCCGGTTCCTTAAAGAAAGGTCATCTTCAAAAATTAACAGATTGGGCAAGGAAACCGCAAAATACTCAATGGACACCTGTTCGTGCTCGTGTTCCCTTCCATGGTTTACCAACTGATTAAATAACTGTTTCGCCTTTGCGTTATTACCCAATTTCCTCCAGGCGAGTCCCTGGTAGAATATCTTGTCCGGCTGCTGATCATTATAATACATCGCATTAGCCAGTGTGACATTTCCCTTCGTTGCAGCCTGATAATATTTGTCCGCCATGTCGTGGCTTCCGGCTTTTTCATAGGCCACGCCCAGCCAGTAAAAAATATCATTTTCCAGAGCTCCATACAGCTTCCCTTCTCCTAAGTTATGTGGGTATACCTGAGCAGCCTCAAGTAACTTAATAGCAGCACCAGCATCTCCATTACATATACATTGTTTTGCCTGTTCGACCATAGACAATACATACTGACCGGACACCTTTCCTTCACCCCCTTCCCAGGGATGAAATTTCCGGGCAAGCAACATGTCACCGGCCTTTTTAAATTCACCCGTAAGATTCAATAAAGTAATATACTCCAGATATGTGTCATCGCGCTGCCGGGTCAGCGAAAGGTGTTTAATGAGCCACCCAAGTCGCTCTTCAACCGGTGTATTCAGTCTTTTGTAAAGTTGGTCCAGTTCCATAAACACCCTCGCATCTGTCTGGTCCAGCTGAAAGGCCCTTTCAAAATACACTTTAGCCTTTAGGGAATCCTTGCGTTTATTAAAAAAGGCGATACCCAGATTACGCTGCACAGTAGGAAAATCAGGATCGATTCTGGCAGACAATAACCAATAGTCTATGGCCTTTTCATATTGCCGTTTATCATAAAATAAATTACCTAAATAGTAAGCGGCCTTCCCATCCTGCGGGTTCTGCTTCAGCGCATATTCCAAAATAAGGATGTCCTGTAAGCGATTCGGGAAACAGAGATATGAATTGGCCGCAGCGGCCTTTGCATAGTAAGAACGGGCCTGCCTGGCTGAATTTTCTTCTGATGCTAACCGCGCATAACTCCAACCCAGATAATAATAGATCATGGGATTCATATCCGGTCCGTTATGCTGTTCAAATATCGCAAAAAGGTCGATTGCTTCTTTGTGTAAGCCGGCGTCCATAAGGTCAAGGCCGTATTCAATAAAGTTCCGATCATCCCCCCTGGATAATTGCCAAAGCTGCTCTGACTGTGCGGCGGCCTCAGCCATATGCCCCATGTCTTTTAACAAGGCTATATACTCAAACCTCACACCCAGATTAAATAAGTCTTTTTCCAGTGCGGTTACTACAACTTCTTCTGCTTTCTCAAACAGACCTTGTTTTCTTAATGCTACGGCCAGAAGTGTATAGGCTTTGCTATGACCCGCATTAAAGTCGACAGCCAGGCTCAGATGGTCAGCGGCAAGTTCATATTCACCACGTAACATATCTATCTGCGCTACGGAAAAATAACCGGCATCTTTCCATGCCTTATTCCATGTAGCCTTAAAAAAAGCATCGTATGCCTCATTGTACCGGTTCAGATAGCGAAGCGCCAGGCCAAGATGATAGTAAGGTTCGCCATCATAGGGATTAGGGTTACGCGTGGTAATCGTCCGGATCGCCGTCTCAAAATAAGGTAAACTCTGCGCAAAACGGCCGCGCCTCAGATACCAAACGCCTAAAGCTGTGTTGTTTCTGATGTCGGTGGGCTCCCGGCGTAAAGCCTCCTCATAATACGGGACCGGGCTGTAAGTGGCGTGCCGGTATTGTTCCAGATGCTGACCGGTAAGAAACAATTGCTCTGTTGACTGAACTTCCTTAGGAGGAAGCGCAGCTTTCGCGGCCTCCGGCAGCGGCTTTTTATTGTTTTCCGCGGGTAAATACCTGAGCACAATGCGGCCTCCGCTGTTTCTGACGTACACTTCCACCTGATCCTCCTCATAAAGGCCATCGATCAAAACCGTCTGTTCGAAAATAGCTGTCGGATCGAGGTCAATAGATGTTTCCAACTTTCCTGTGCCATTATAGTTGACCCGCACCTGAAGACCTGACTGCCGCGAAGTGGCAAATAGCTTAATCGTCACTTGACCCTCCTGTGCTTCTACCGCCAGTAAAATATCTTTAGAGGCATTCTTAATCAGCCCCAGCTCCCTATATGGCAGAAAATACTGGCTGAACGTTTTGGATTCATAAGGCATGATCCACGTAAAGTCCGGCTGATTGTCTGTATACATACCGGTCATCAGCTCAATATATGGCCCGTCTTCATCGGTTAAATTCCTGTCCCAGGCCTGTCCAAAATCACTATGCCCCCATGTCCACTGCTTTTTTCCGGGAGAAACGTGATGATCTGCTACATGCAACAGACCGCCACCGGTGTCATGCTCATATCCTCCCACAAAATCATAAGCAGAGTTCACTGCCATATAGGAGGTCGGCACGGGGATATTTTTATAAAAAGAAATATCTGTACCCGGACTGTAATCTACTTTATAATAGGTGCCTGTAGCTATCGGAAAATCCGAAACGTCACGCTTGCCATGATCAAATACGGCATTAACATCAGATGGGAAAACAGACTGATAGAAATCATTCACCTTTACGGCAGGATTTGCCCACCAGAGAAACGTCTGGGGAAGCGCAGACCTATTGTATAAGGTAGCATTAACTTCGATATAGGCCTTTCCCGGATAAAGTGTAAAGGCAATCATGGCCTTCGTATGAAACATTTTCTCTACCTCGTTTATGTATACCACTTTACTGCCTTCCGGTCCATCACCGATTTCAAAGTCGACTGGCTCGAAAGTACTGGGCCGGTGATGTTGCGGCCAGTTAAACTCTATACCTCCCGAGATCCAGGGCCCCGTCAGGCCCACTAATGCAGGCTTAATCACCTGATTATAATAGATGAAATGCCGCTGTCCGATCTTATCATAAGCCATTTGAATCCTGCCCCCCAACTCCGGCAAGATCATTACTTTGATATATTCATTCTCCAGGAAAAGACCCATATATTGTTCGTCTTGCCGTATATCCAGAATCTTTTCAATAATCGCATTAGGGTATACGACGCCGCTGCTACCCTGATACACTCTTTTCTCGAAGAACATAGGGTTCTTTTCGGGCTTGCCCACTCCATAAGTAGGAATGGAAACGACTTCCTTCCATACTTTTACATTTTCGCGCTCCATAATTTCTTTCGATTAATGTCTGATTAAATTTTCATCAAGCTCTTCTAACGTCTTGCCTTTGGTTTCTTTTACCTTATATAAAACAAATAGGAACCCCAATGTGCATACACAGGCATAGATATAAAACGTATTATCCTTTAGATATTCAAATAGTATAGGGAAGGTGAAAACCAGGATAAAGTAGGCCACCCATAATCCTATCACCGCAACGGAAATCCCTGCATCACGAATGCCTGTAGGAAAGATCTCTGAGATCAGGACCCATGTGACAGGCGCCAAAGACATCGCATAAATGCCAATAGCAGCTAATAATAGCCAGGAAACCTGCGCTGAGCCGGCTCCTAACAATTGGACAATCAAAATATACAGAATGGCTAATCCTCCGGCACCAAGAAGCATCAATGGTTTACGCCCGACCCGGTCAACAAATACCATGGCGAGTATTGTAAAAGCAAGGTTCACACCACCAATAAAAACAGTCTGTAATAACTGATCATCCTGAGAGGCACCGATACTTTCAAAAATTTTTGGCGCATAATTAAAAACTGTATTAATGCCACAAAACTGCTGAAAGGCGGCAAGGCCTATTCCAATCAATAGTATTGGTATGAAAGATTTCTGCAATAATGATTTATAGTTAGTTTTATGAGATGAACCTGCCAGAGCTCCCTTTATTTGTTTAACAGTATCTCCGGCATAAGACCCAGTCCCAATTTTCGATAATATAATGGAGGCTTTCTCTTCCATCCCTTTTTTTATCAGCCATCTCGGGCTTTCCGGCAAAGTATAAGCGCCCACCCAAAACAGCAAAGACGGAACCGCGCCCAGGCCAAACATCCATCGCCACGCATCCGTGCCTTCGTTTCTCAACCAGTAATTGACAAGGTTGGTAATCAAAATGCCCAGTACCACGGTAAGCTGGTTAATGGCCACCATGCGGCCACGATATTTGGCAGGGGCAATTTCTGCAATATACATCGGAGACAACATCGATGCCATGCCTACACCTGCTCCTGCGACAAAACGGGCCACCACAAATAAAAGGCGCCCCGGAGAAAACGCCATTGCCAGAGAAGATATTGCAAAAATACCGGCGGCCAGCAACATTCCGGGGCGTCTGCCATATCGTTCAGAGACCCTGCCCGCCGCAAGACAGCCTACAATCGCCCCCAAAGCCAGGCAACCTGTAGCAAACCCCTCCCATGTGGGATCCAGATTGAATTGTTGTTGTAAAAAAGGCAGCGCGCCGGATATCACCGCAAAATCAAACCCAAAAAGATAGCCGCCCAGCGCGGAAATAAAGGAAATCCGCAAAATAAACCTATGGTGAAACTTCATAAAATAAATTATTTATCAACCTGTCAGATCTACTTCAAGTTCAACCGGCCAATTCAGTACCGACTGATAAATCACAGAACTGATTTAGTTTGTATCAGCGAAAATAGAAGGAATTTCCGGGCGGATAAATGGATTAAATGAATAATTAAATGGATAATATTATGATTTAACCCTTTTTCCCGACTACGAAAACAGCCGGCAAGCGCGTTCGAATTTTGAAGGCCGGCCCGAGCGGAACGGGGACACTATACAAACACCCAATGAAAATCAATAGGTTAAATATAAACACTCTGCGACGCGTGGGGCTTATTTTAAAGGTCCTTATTTCTACGATTGCTAATTTCCCCTGCAACAGAACGCAGGCACGCGCGCGGCTGTGCGGGCAAAGAACATGATCTGGAACAACTATGTCCCGGGCCACATGAAGATCAAAAATTCACCCAGATTCGCCCCAGCTTAACATCATACGCTTCACTTTCTTCTTCCGACATGTGAAACACCTGACCATCTATCCAGGACGTGGCCATCTGCACGCCATTGGCAAACTCGTTACCCACGATATAGACATGATCCTTACCAGCGACGATCGCCCTGGCTTCAGAAGGATGATTACTAAGGAGTTTAATTCTATTATTTTTCCAGTACGCCGCTCTTTGAATCTCACTATATTGATATCCGCAAACATAGATGTCAGACTCCCGTTTAAATATACTTTCGCCTACAGCAGCTCCAACATTGTTTTCCAAATAAACAAGCTTGTTACCTTTCCAATAAGCCGCCGTTTCAGAAACGTTCCAATGATATTCCTGACCGGTTATATATACATCTTTTTTGTCAGTGAATATACCCTCAGACGTAGATCCGTCATTTTTGCTGTTAGGATTATCATCCGTTTTAAAAGGCATTAGCTGTAATACGCCATTTTTCCAGATACAGGCTCTCAGGTGGCCATCTAACATTGTGTATCCGGCAACATAAACCGAACCATTAGAAACAGATATATCCGCGCCCATAGATACCGAGGGTCCCTCATCCAGTATGGTTAACTTATCATCCACCCACATAGCGGCGTTTGACGTCTGATCATGATTGATCACACCTGCAACATAAATCTTGTTGTTTATTACGTAGATAGACCTGGCCACACCTGATTTTCCATTTGTGGGGAGCAGATGTATAGTCCCGTTTTTCCAATAGCAGGGATCAGCCCCTAAATATCCCGAAACATAGATATCATTGTCCAGAATAAATATTCCCCGTCCTGCGGCCTTCTGGCTATCTTCCGTCAGATAAACAGCCTCCTTACCTATCCAATAGACTGCACGATTACCAATATAACCTGTACTAAACGGAACCGTCGCGTAATTGCCTACCCGGGGTATGTCATTGTCATTTTGTTTTGAGCAACCCGAAATAAGGAAAAACATACCGGCGACTAAAAAGGCTTTAAGCACACTCATCTTGGCTAATTTTTTTAAAAATACAGCTATATAATCGCTATTCCTAATTCTTTGGCAGAACAAACCAGCGGCCTTTGTATAGTGGCTCGTCAAAATCTTATTGAATACGCCTTATATTTGTGCTAAATAGCAGGGCAGCATTTCTCATTACCGGCAATTGCTAATAATACAACAAATTAAAAACATATAAATCCGATCATGAAAAAAGCTTTTTTAATTACAATCCTTATCTGCTGCATCTCCCTGGCCGCAAAAGCACAGTTCAAACCATATACGCCTGCGCAATCCAATCTTGATGCCAGGCAATGGTTCCAGGACAACAAATTCGGAATGTTTATTCATTGGGGACTATATAGTATTCTGGGCGACGGAGAATGGGTCATGAACAATCAGGATATCTCCGTTAAAGATTATACTAAACTGGAAGGTTTTTTCAACCCGACGGCCTTTAATGCACATGACTGGGTAGCTAAAGCCAAGAAAGCCGGCATGAAATACATGACACTGGTCACCCGCCATCATGACGGATTTAGCATGTGGGATACCAAGTATTCAGATTTTAATATTATGCATACCCCTTATCACAGGGATATCGTAAAGGAAATCGCAGATGAATGCCATAAACAAGGGCTTAAACTCTTCTTTTATTATTCCCTCCTAGACTGGCGCAGAACAGACTATTCCTATTGGACTGGCAGGACAGGAGATGGCACCGGCAGAAAAGAAAGAGGTGACTGGCTGGACTATATCCAGTTCATGAAAAATCAGTTGACCGAACTATTGACCAATTACGGGAAAATCAGCGGCATATGGTTTGATGGCTACTGGGACCAGATGCCGGAAGAAAGCAAGGAAAGAACAGACAGCACCTTTATCGACTGGCATATTCAGGATCTTTACACATTGATCCACAAACTGCAGCCCGACTGTATGGTGGGTAATAACCACCATATGACACCTATTCCAGGTGAAGATTTTCAGATGTTCGAAAGAGATATTCCTGGCCAAAATGCCCATGGACTGAGCTTTCAGAAAGTTTCTCAACTGCCTCTTGAAACCTGTGCTACACTCAATGACTCCTGGGGGTTCACACTGAAAGACGACAATTACAAAACGCTTCAGCAGTTTGTCGGCCTTCTGGCAGGTGCTGCCTGCAGCAATGCCAATCTGTTGATGAATATCGGACCAATGCCTAACGGCCTATTCGCCGAACCTTTTAATAAGGCCCTGGACAGTATGGGCTCCTGGATGCAGACATACGGAGAAAGCATCTATGGAACGCGTGGCGGCTATACCGGTCTTCAAAAATGGGGAGGCCTGACCCAAAAAAAAGGAAAAGTATATATCCATGTACTAAAACCACAATCAGAAGCCATTCGACTGAAAGATTTTCCTTACAAGAAAATTAAGTCGGCTTATCTGCTGAAAGACAAAACGCCGGTCAAAGTCAGTTTAAAGAGCGGTGTAGTCAGTTTTAACACACCCGCTGTCAGTAAGGCAGACCCGGACATCGTTATTGTTCTGGAAGTTCAATAATATTAAGGAGAAAGCCACGTTGTATATACAACGTGGCTTTCAAGTATGATAAAACCTAACCAAAAAGTCAAGCATTGTGTACCTGATTAAGTCCAATATACTCTTTAAGCTGTTATATCCCGGCAGGACCTGGAAATTTCCTCTTGAGTCAGATGAAAAGAAGGTATTATATCTCAGTTTTGATGACGGGCCGCATCCGGTTGCGACCCCCTTTGCATTAAAAACGCTGAAAGACTTTAAAGCAAAAGCCAGCTTTTTTTGTCTGGGCAAAAATGTACGCGATCATCCCGATATCTACAGGCAAATCCTGCTTGACGGCCATAGCGTTGGCAACCATAGCTTTAATCACCTGAATGGTTGGAAATCCTCTGTTCCCGACTATATTCAGGACATAGAGAAGGCACGTGATTTCATTGACTCTCCACTGTTCCGTCCCCCCTATGGGCGAATGAGCAAAAAGCAGCAAAGCGCTTTATTAAAAGCGATGCCTGGCACACATATTATTATGTGGGATTTGCTGAGCGGAGATTTTGATACCGGCATTTCTCCTCAAAGATGTTGGTCTAATGTAAAGAAATACAGCGCGCCGGGGTCTATCATTGTATTTCATGACAGCACCAAGGCCTATGAAAGAATGCAGTATGCATTGCCCGCAACGCTCGAGCATTTTTCGGCCAGGGGCTATGTATTTAAAGCCATTCCTATGCAGCCGGCTATCTGAGTGTTTACCAGTCAATAGCTATCTTGAAATTCACCAGCCTGGGCGTTAATCTGTTGGGCAAAGCATAAGTCTGGTTGCTGAAATCCTTCAACAGCATAAAACTGATTGTAT containing:
- a CDS encoding polysaccharide deacetylase family protein; translation: MYLIKSNILFKLLYPGRTWKFPLESDEKKVLYLSFDDGPHPVATPFALKTLKDFKAKASFFCLGKNVRDHPDIYRQILLDGHSVGNHSFNHLNGWKSSVPDYIQDIEKARDFIDSPLFRPPYGRMSKKQQSALLKAMPGTHIIMWDLLSGDFDTGISPQRCWSNVKKYSAPGSIIVFHDSTKAYERMQYALPATLEHFSARGYVFKAIPMQPAI
- a CDS encoding sugar porter family MFS transporter, with translation MKFHHRFILRISFISALGGYLFGFDFAVISGALPFLQQQFNLDPTWEGFATGCLALGAIVGCLAAGRVSERYGRRPGMLLAAGIFAISSLAMAFSPGRLLFVVARFVAGAGVGMASMLSPMYIAEIAPAKYRGRMVAINQLTVVLGILITNLVNYWLRNEGTDAWRWMFGLGAVPSLLFWVGAYTLPESPRWLIKKGMEEKASIILSKIGTGSYAGDTVKQIKGALAGSSHKTNYKSLLQKSFIPILLIGIGLAAFQQFCGINTVFNYAPKIFESIGASQDDQLLQTVFIGGVNLAFTILAMVFVDRVGRKPLMLLGAGGLAILYILIVQLLGAGSAQVSWLLLAAIGIYAMSLAPVTWVLISEIFPTGIRDAGISVAVIGLWVAYFILVFTFPILFEYLKDNTFYIYACVCTLGFLFVLYKVKETKGKTLEELDENLIRH
- a CDS encoding DUF5107 domain-containing protein, which encodes MERENVKVWKEVVSIPTYGVGKPEKNPMFFEKRVYQGSSGVVYPNAIIEKILDIRQDEQYMGLFLENEYIKVMILPELGGRIQMAYDKIGQRHFIYYNQVIKPALVGLTGPWISGGIEFNWPQHHRPSTFEPVDFEIGDGPEGSKVVYINEVEKMFHTKAMIAFTLYPGKAYIEVNATLYNRSALPQTFLWWANPAVKVNDFYQSVFPSDVNAVFDHGKRDVSDFPIATGTYYKVDYSPGTDISFYKNIPVPTSYMAVNSAYDFVGGYEHDTGGGLLHVADHHVSPGKKQWTWGHSDFGQAWDRNLTDEDGPYIELMTGMYTDNQPDFTWIMPYESKTFSQYFLPYRELGLIKNASKDILLAVEAQEGQVTIKLFATSRQSGLQVRVNYNGTGKLETSIDLDPTAIFEQTVLIDGLYEEDQVEVYVRNSGGRIVLRYLPAENNKKPLPEAAKAALPPKEVQSTEQLFLTGQHLEQYRHATYSPVPYYEEALRREPTDIRNNTALGVWYLRRGRFAQSLPYFETAIRTITTRNPNPYDGEPYYHLGLALRYLNRYNEAYDAFFKATWNKAWKDAGYFSVAQIDMLRGEYELAADHLSLAVDFNAGHSKAYTLLAVALRKQGLFEKAEEVVVTALEKDLFNLGVRFEYIALLKDMGHMAEAAAQSEQLWQLSRGDDRNFIEYGLDLMDAGLHKEAIDLFAIFEQHNGPDMNPMIYYYLGWSYARLASEENSARQARSYYAKAAAANSYLCFPNRLQDILILEYALKQNPQDGKAAYYLGNLFYDKRQYEKAIDYWLLSARIDPDFPTVQRNLGIAFFNKRKDSLKAKVYFERAFQLDQTDARVFMELDQLYKRLNTPVEERLGWLIKHLSLTRQRDDTYLEYITLLNLTGEFKKAGDMLLARKFHPWEGGEGKVSGQYVLSMVEQAKQCICNGDAGAAIKLLEAAQVYPHNLGEGKLYGALENDIFYWLGVAYEKAGSHDMADKYYQAATKGNVTLANAMYYNDQQPDKIFYQGLAWRKLGNNAKAKQLFNQLVNHGREHEHEQVSIEYFAVSLPNLLIFEDDLSLRNRLNCLYLKGLGYLGLKEFGKAESCFREVLKNDNTHMGAFIHTTLLKYLDLLV
- a CDS encoding alpha-L-fucosidase, whose amino-acid sequence is MKKAFLITILICCISLAAKAQFKPYTPAQSNLDARQWFQDNKFGMFIHWGLYSILGDGEWVMNNQDISVKDYTKLEGFFNPTAFNAHDWVAKAKKAGMKYMTLVTRHHDGFSMWDTKYSDFNIMHTPYHRDIVKEIADECHKQGLKLFFYYSLLDWRRTDYSYWTGRTGDGTGRKERGDWLDYIQFMKNQLTELLTNYGKISGIWFDGYWDQMPEESKERTDSTFIDWHIQDLYTLIHKLQPDCMVGNNHHMTPIPGEDFQMFERDIPGQNAHGLSFQKVSQLPLETCATLNDSWGFTLKDDNYKTLQQFVGLLAGAACSNANLLMNIGPMPNGLFAEPFNKALDSMGSWMQTYGESIYGTRGGYTGLQKWGGLTQKKGKVYIHVLKPQSEAIRLKDFPYKKIKSAYLLKDKTPVKVSLKSGVVSFNTPAVSKADPDIVIVLEVQ